One Faecalicatena sp. Marseille-Q4148 DNA window includes the following coding sequences:
- a CDS encoding ABC transporter ATP-binding protein/permease gives MIKKRLIQLSKDSMKHIKRNVFYQWLALCANIILILYLSSLIERLYDNRMSGIGVGALVMGLAVGLRFICTRAASKESFLASRDVKKILRAKIYDKLLRLGPSYSGRVSTAEVIQVTVEGVDQLETYFGQYLPQLFYSLLAPVTLFGVLAFIHLKAAFVLLLCVPLIPIAIICVQKVAKRLLGKYWGQYAKLGDSFLENLQGLTTLKIYEADAKRHQQMNEEAEQFRIVTMKVLKMQLNSIIVMDIVALGGAAAGIITGLKAFQAGAVGIGGMFAILLLSADFFIPMRQLGSFFHVAMNGMAASDKIFGLLDLEEEMSKAKMVQEDRFDISAENLTFAYEAERPVLDGIHFQMKPGQFTALVGKSGCGKSTIAALLCKRISGYEGNLNFGGQEICELSEEGLQKKITLVSMNSYLFGGTVRENLCMAKADAGEEELWRVLEIVQLSEFLKTQNGLDTILKERGENLSGGQRQRLALARALLHDSPVYVFDEATSNIDVESEERIMEVIRELAKQKMVLMISHRLANTVCADQIYMLEHGKIVGSGTHEALLDSCSPYAKMWNSQKELEQYAGGKGYV, from the coding sequence ATGATTAAGAAGAGATTAATTCAACTGTCAAAAGATTCTATGAAACATATTAAAAGAAATGTATTTTATCAATGGCTGGCGTTGTGTGCGAATATCATTCTTATTTTGTATCTCAGCAGTTTGATAGAACGCTTGTATGATAACAGAATGAGCGGGATTGGTGTTGGAGCGCTTGTGATGGGGTTGGCTGTTGGGCTGCGGTTTATTTGTACGAGAGCGGCATCTAAGGAAAGTTTTCTTGCCAGCCGGGATGTGAAAAAAATCTTGCGGGCGAAGATTTATGATAAGCTTTTGCGGCTTGGACCGTCTTATTCCGGGAGGGTATCTACCGCAGAAGTGATTCAGGTAACGGTGGAAGGGGTAGATCAGTTGGAAACCTATTTTGGACAGTATCTGCCACAGCTTTTTTACAGTCTCCTTGCTCCGGTTACACTCTTTGGCGTATTGGCATTTATTCATCTGAAGGCAGCTTTTGTACTGCTTCTTTGTGTTCCGCTCATTCCGATCGCGATTATATGCGTACAAAAGGTTGCGAAGCGGCTGCTTGGAAAGTACTGGGGGCAGTATGCGAAACTTGGCGATAGTTTTTTGGAAAACCTTCAGGGACTTACCACACTGAAAATCTATGAGGCGGATGCGAAACGGCATCAGCAGATGAACGAAGAGGCAGAGCAGTTTCGGATTGTGACAATGAAGGTATTGAAGATGCAGCTGAATTCCATTATCGTAATGGATATTGTGGCGCTTGGAGGGGCGGCAGCGGGAATTATTACCGGTTTGAAAGCATTTCAGGCGGGAGCTGTCGGAATCGGAGGAATGTTTGCTATTCTGCTGCTTTCTGCCGATTTCTTTATTCCGATGCGTCAGCTTGGATCTTTCTTTCATGTGGCAATGAACGGCATGGCAGCCAGCGATAAGATTTTTGGACTGCTGGATCTGGAAGAAGAGATGAGCAAAGCGAAAATGGTGCAGGAAGATCGATTTGATATTTCGGCAGAAAATCTTACATTTGCATATGAGGCGGAGCGACCGGTTCTTGACGGGATTCATTTTCAGATGAAACCGGGACAGTTTACAGCGCTTGTCGGAAAGAGCGGGTGCGGAAAGAGTACGATTGCAGCACTTCTGTGTAAGCGTATATCTGGATATGAGGGCAATCTGAACTTTGGCGGACAGGAAATCTGTGAATTATCAGAAGAGGGACTGCAGAAAAAGATTACGCTTGTTTCTATGAATAGTTATCTATTCGGCGGAACAGTCCGGGAGAATCTCTGCATGGCTAAGGCAGATGCAGGAGAAGAAGAATTGTGGCGTGTGCTTGAAATCGTTCAGCTTTCAGAGTTTTTGAAGACGCAAAATGGACTGGATACGATATTAAAAGAGCGGGGAGAGAATCTTTCCGGAGGTCAAAGACAGCGTTTGGCGCTGGCGAGAGCCTTGCTCCATGACAGTCCGGTATATGTGTTTGATGAGGCAACGAGTAATATTGATGTGGAAAGTGAAGAACGGATTATGGAAGTGATTCGGGAACTGGCGAAGCAGAAAATGGTACTTATGATTTCACACAGGCTTGCTAATACAGTTTGTGCAGACCAGATTTATATGTTGGAGCATGGGAAGATAGTAGGAAGCGGTACCCATGAAGCACTGTTGGATTCGTGCAGTCCATATGCGAAGATGTGGAACAGTCAGAAAGAACTGGAACAATATGCAGGAGGAAAAGGATATGTATAA
- a CDS encoding YbaN family protein, with amino-acid sequence MKTTKFLWAAAGFLLTGIGAAGAMIPLVPCVVFLLGAAFCFAKSSRKLENWFCGTKLYKNNLETYAKGEGMTRKTKVGIMAGVTITMGIGFAMMGAVPIGRAVLVIVWIFHIIYFGFRVKTVEASV; translated from the coding sequence ATGAAAACAACAAAATTCTTATGGGCTGCGGCAGGATTTCTTTTGACAGGAATTGGCGCGGCAGGGGCAATGATTCCATTAGTTCCCTGTGTCGTATTTCTGCTCGGGGCAGCGTTTTGTTTTGCGAAAAGCAGCAGGAAACTGGAAAACTGGTTTTGTGGAACAAAGCTCTATAAAAATAATCTGGAAACTTATGCAAAAGGTGAAGGGATGACAAGAAAAACAAAGGTTGGGATTATGGCAGGTGTTACCATTACAATGGGAATTGGATTTGCCATGATGGGAGCTGTACCGATTGGCAGAGCAGTTTTGGTGATTGTATGGATATTCCATATCATATACTTTGGATTCCGGGTGAAAACGGTGGAAGCTTCGGTGTAG
- a CDS encoding RNA polymerase sigma factor, giving the protein MLLFAEIADQEAKQKETLKIDETLFSKIGAGDQNAFCTLYCQTKSAVYAYSLSILHNQMDAEDAMQETYLKIRGAAHLYQMQGKPLAWILTITRNICLMKYRQQRRQFTCPEEELKEAIDFGQITDREDRIVLETAFEVLSKEECQIIVLHAVSGMKHREISALLDMPVSTILSKYNRGLKKLRGQLEGRL; this is encoded by the coding sequence ATGCTTTTATTTGCTGAAATTGCTGATCAGGAAGCAAAACAAAAAGAAACGTTGAAAATTGATGAAACACTATTTTCTAAAATAGGAGCAGGGGATCAAAATGCATTTTGTACATTATACTGTCAAACGAAAAGCGCAGTATATGCGTATTCACTGTCGATTCTGCATAATCAAATGGATGCAGAAGATGCAATGCAGGAGACTTATCTGAAAATCAGAGGAGCGGCTCATTTGTATCAGATGCAGGGGAAGCCGCTGGCATGGATTTTGACGATTACGAGAAATATCTGTTTGATGAAATATCGGCAGCAGAGGAGGCAGTTTACCTGTCCGGAAGAAGAGCTGAAGGAGGCAATTGATTTTGGACAGATAACCGACAGAGAAGACAGGATTGTTTTAGAGACGGCATTTGAAGTTCTGTCAAAAGAAGAATGTCAGATTATTGTGCTGCATGCAGTATCAGGAATGAAGCACAGAGAAATCAGTGCATTGCTGGATATGCCTGTGTCTACGATTTTATCAAAATATAACAGAGGTCTCAAGAAATTGCGGGGACAACTGGAGGGGAGACTATGA
- a CDS encoding transposase gives MIPYKQLSLADIFSDCQDKFENDKPAFLSLLETHIDLDEFIPISFRNHFYASTGRTRKYPLQAFLWALIIQRIFSIPTDQLLLTFLTYSKPLREFCGFTKVPDASKITRFKQDFLGDLQLVFDKLVDVTEPICQAIDSAKADMTIFDSSGIEAFVTENNPKYANRIIKQLKAYAKTQGFDKSYDPYKAAYGSMPSHASANPEIKQLYINGHFCYVFKFGIVTNGLGIIRHISFYNKDFMYAHPDIIIEKKSDSPDEDKSVHDSKLLIPTLKDFFSKHPLINPKTFLGDAAFDTTQLYKSLLTGNTFGNDKHFAKAYIPLNARSGLEHPDYTINEDGIPCCPHDPSLSMKYECTSKLRNGITRFKFVCPKMKWAYDKSTRKSYRQCCCKTPCTTSRGGRMVYIYPEKNLRAYPGTIRGTEEWDNTYKIRTVVERNINHIKDNLCLAGRRTQNERTLYVDLILAGITQLISVVLADKIKHHEYIRSLKPLIA, from the coding sequence ATGATACCATATAAACAGCTTTCTTTGGCAGATATTTTTTCGGATTGCCAAGATAAATTTGAAAATGACAAACCTGCATTTCTTTCTCTATTGGAAACTCATATCGATTTGGATGAGTTTATTCCGATTTCTTTCAGAAATCATTTTTATGCATCAACGGGACGAACCCGTAAATACCCTTTACAAGCTTTTTTGTGGGCTTTGATCATCCAACGTATTTTCTCCATCCCTACGGATCAACTTCTTTTGACTTTTCTCACTTACTCAAAACCTCTTCGTGAATTTTGTGGTTTTACCAAAGTCCCAGACGCTTCCAAAATAACCCGCTTCAAACAGGACTTTTTAGGTGACCTGCAGCTTGTTTTCGATAAACTTGTTGATGTTACTGAGCCTATCTGTCAGGCAATTGACTCTGCAAAAGCGGATATGACTATCTTTGATTCTTCCGGTATTGAAGCATTCGTTACAGAAAATAATCCAAAGTATGCTAACAGAATTATCAAACAGCTTAAAGCTTATGCAAAAACTCAGGGATTTGATAAATCTTACGACCCCTACAAAGCTGCTTATGGTTCCATGCCTTCCCATGCTTCTGCTAACCCTGAAATCAAACAACTTTATATCAATGGCCATTTTTGCTATGTTTTCAAATTTGGCATTGTTACCAATGGGCTGGGAATTATTCGTCATATCTCTTTTTATAATAAAGACTTTATGTATGCACATCCTGATATTATTATCGAAAAGAAATCCGACTCCCCTGATGAGGATAAAAGTGTTCATGATTCAAAGCTTTTGATTCCGACACTCAAAGACTTCTTTTCCAAACATCCACTGATTAATCCGAAAACTTTCCTTGGAGATGCAGCTTTCGATACCACACAGCTCTATAAGAGCCTTCTTACTGGTAACACTTTTGGTAATGACAAACATTTCGCCAAAGCTTATATTCCACTGAATGCAAGATCCGGACTTGAACATCCAGACTATACCATCAATGAAGATGGTATCCCCTGCTGTCCTCATGACCCTTCGCTTTCTATGAAGTACGAATGCACTTCTAAACTAAGAAACGGTATTACCAGATTCAAGTTTGTCTGTCCCAAAATGAAGTGGGCTTACGATAAATCTACCAGAAAATCCTATCGGCAATGCTGTTGCAAAACTCCCTGTACCACATCAAGAGGTGGTCGTATGGTTTATATCTATCCTGAAAAGAATCTGCGTGCTTATCCCGGAACGATTCGCGGAACCGAAGAATGGGATAATACCTACAAAATCAGGACTGTTGTGGAAAGAAACATCAATCACATCAAGGATAATCTTTGTCTTGCAGGACGCCGAACCCAGAATGAGAGGACTTTGTATGTGGATTTAATTCTTGCAGGTATTACACAACTCATCAGTGTCGTTCTTGCAGATAAAATCAAACATCACGAATACATTCGAAGTTTAAAACCTCTCATAGCATAG
- a CDS encoding PAS domain-containing protein, with protein sequence MISTILQPYIPLVEFLGQTLGPDYEIVLQDLTPEHNCIIAIANGSISGRTVGSPLTNAALQMLSGKLYESHDFLVNYKGIAENGHVLRSSTMFIKDSSGIPVGLLCINFDDSRFMELHEKLMAVIHPASASANVPAFSKTLSFSSSETSDSIPEITEHFSMDIHSLMQKIFDDTTASISTPLDRLTQSERKELIRQLHDRGLFQLKGAISFVAGQFSCSSATIYRYLSEING encoded by the coding sequence ATGATATCTACTATTTTACAGCCCTATATCCCCCTCGTTGAATTTCTCGGTCAGACGTTAGGACCGGATTATGAGATTGTTCTTCAGGACCTGACTCCTGAACACAACTGCATCATCGCAATCGCAAACGGCAGCATCAGCGGCCGAACCGTTGGAAGCCCGCTGACCAATGCTGCGCTTCAGATGCTTTCCGGAAAATTATACGAATCCCATGATTTTCTTGTAAACTATAAAGGCATCGCTGAAAACGGTCATGTGCTGCGCTCTTCTACGATGTTTATTAAAGATTCTTCCGGCATCCCTGTTGGACTTCTGTGCATTAATTTTGATGACAGCCGGTTCATGGAACTCCACGAGAAGCTAATGGCGGTCATACATCCGGCTTCTGCTTCTGCAAATGTTCCTGCATTTTCCAAAACGCTTTCGTTCTCAAGTTCCGAGACGTCCGACAGCATTCCGGAAATTACAGAACATTTCTCTATGGACATTCATTCACTTATGCAGAAAATTTTTGACGATACAACTGCTTCCATTTCAACACCGTTGGATCGGCTAACGCAAAGTGAACGTAAAGAACTGATACGCCAACTGCATGACAGAGGACTTTTCCAGCTCAAAGGAGCAATTTCCTTTGTTGCAGGACAATTTTCCTGTTCATCGGCAACGATCTACCGCTATCTCAGTGAGATCAACGGTTAA
- the cydC gene encoding thiol reductant ABC exporter subunit CydC, whose translation MLQLTGLVKPLGGTMAMAVICGVTGFLCANFITILGAYGVLSAIGETAVSLKMVMLLLPILAILRGILHYAEQTCNHYIAFKILAMIRDRVFTVLRKLCPAKLEGKEKGNLISVITSDIELLEVFFAHTISPVLIAVLMTVIMTGYIGMLHPLLGMYAMGAYLLIGAVLPVWISRTSRDWGKKLRNLSGTLSSYVLENLRGLREVLQYGCGEARKKGMGERTEKMLEADWYVKRAAGFGMAMTGAGIFLLSLGMFGLSAYFYQAGKIGFGEMVLAVTAMFSSFGPVVALANLGSTLQGTLASARRVLELLEEEPVVTENVGDGYTVLSGEAEIDCRDVSFSYEKEKILDGVTWKMNPNHIIGIVGKSGSGKSTLLKLLMRFWNADAGKIEIAGEEISNIQTSSLRAYESYVTQDTHLFKDSIAENLRIAAPDATMEELKEACQKAAVHDFIETLPEGYDTKVGELGDTLSGGERQRLGIARAFLHRAPIMLLDEPTSNLDSLNEGVILKALHQERKDRTVVLVSHRLSTMSIADEVIQMESGRMS comes from the coding sequence ATGCTGCAGTTGACAGGGCTTGTAAAACCGCTTGGAGGAACGATGGCAATGGCAGTCATCTGTGGCGTGACAGGATTTCTGTGTGCCAACTTTATTACAATTTTAGGCGCATACGGGGTGCTGTCAGCAATTGGGGAGACAGCAGTCTCTCTGAAAATGGTTATGCTCTTACTTCCGATACTGGCAATCCTTCGCGGGATTCTTCACTATGCAGAACAGACGTGTAATCATTATATTGCATTTAAAATTCTTGCCATGATTCGAGATCGGGTATTTACAGTGCTTCGTAAATTATGTCCGGCTAAACTGGAAGGGAAAGAAAAGGGGAATTTGATTTCAGTCATTACATCAGATATTGAATTGTTGGAAGTGTTTTTTGCCCATACGATTTCTCCGGTGTTGATTGCAGTTTTGATGACAGTAATTATGACAGGATATATTGGAATGCTTCATCCGCTGCTTGGGATGTATGCGATGGGAGCATATCTTTTGATCGGAGCGGTGCTTCCGGTATGGATTTCCAGAACAAGCAGGGATTGGGGAAAGAAACTTCGGAATCTATCCGGAACTTTGAGCAGCTATGTATTAGAAAATCTGAGAGGACTTCGGGAAGTACTTCAGTATGGCTGCGGAGAAGCGCGAAAGAAAGGCATGGGAGAGCGAACCGAAAAAATGCTGGAGGCGGATTGGTATGTGAAACGCGCAGCGGGCTTTGGAATGGCAATGACCGGAGCGGGAATTTTTCTTCTCTCCCTTGGAATGTTCGGGCTGTCGGCTTATTTCTATCAGGCAGGAAAGATTGGATTTGGAGAAATGGTGTTGGCAGTAACGGCGATGTTCAGTTCTTTTGGGCCGGTGGTGGCGCTGGCAAATCTGGGAAGTACGCTTCAGGGAACGCTGGCAAGTGCAAGAAGGGTATTAGAACTTTTGGAAGAAGAGCCGGTTGTAACGGAGAATGTGGGAGATGGTTATACGGTACTTTCAGGCGAGGCAGAGATTGATTGCCGGGATGTGAGTTTTTCCTATGAAAAAGAGAAAATTCTTGATGGAGTAACATGGAAGATGAACCCAAATCATATTATCGGAATTGTCGGAAAGAGCGGAAGCGGCAAGTCAACACTTCTGAAATTGTTAATGAGGTTTTGGAATGCAGATGCGGGTAAAATAGAGATTGCCGGAGAAGAGATTTCTAACATCCAAACGTCATCTCTGCGGGCATATGAGAGTTATGTTACCCAGGATACGCATTTGTTTAAAGACAGTATCGCAGAGAATTTAAGAATTGCAGCTCCGGATGCTACGATGGAAGAACTGAAAGAAGCTTGTCAAAAGGCAGCAGTCCATGATTTTATCGAGACACTTCCGGAGGGATATGATACAAAGGTAGGAGAACTTGGCGACACGCTGTCCGGCGGAGAACGGCAGAGATTAGGAATTGCCCGTGCATTTCTTCACAGAGCGCCGATCATGCTTCTGGATGAACCGACGAGTAATCTGGACAGCCTGAATGAGGGGGTAATCTTAAAGGCGCTTCACCAGGAGAGAAAAGACCGTACAGTAGTTCTTGTATCTCACAGATTATCAACGATGTCTATTGCAGATGAAGTGATTCAAATGGAAAGCGGGAGGATGAGCTAA
- a CDS encoding polyphosphate polymerase domain-containing protein, with protein sequence MAQTVFNRYEKKYLMPETVYEELRTQLKPYMEEDQYGLHTICNIYYDTPDDLLIRRSIEKPKYKEKLRLRSYGIPGLDSKVFLEIKKKYRKVVNKRRIELTLQEAYDYVEKGIHPNMEGQIINEIDFFLKRYPLEKSLYLAYDRIALFGKEDSQFRITFDQNIRSRRNFVGLENGDWGELLLPKGFYLMESKIMGATPLWFTKLLSDLDIYSTSFSKYGNIYKIGNCETHEVCLQS encoded by the coding sequence ATGGCACAGACAGTATTTAATCGGTATGAAAAAAAGTATCTTATGCCGGAGACGGTTTACGAAGAGTTAAGGACTCAATTAAAGCCGTATATGGAAGAGGATCAATATGGTTTACATACGATATGTAATATTTACTATGATACGCCGGATGACCTGCTGATCAGACGTTCGATTGAAAAACCGAAATATAAAGAAAAGTTAAGGCTTAGAAGTTACGGAATTCCGGGATTAGATTCGAAGGTATTTTTGGAAATCAAAAAGAAATACAGGAAAGTAGTCAATAAGCGAAGAATAGAACTGACATTACAAGAGGCTTATGACTATGTGGAGAAAGGGATACACCCGAATATGGAGGGGCAAATCATTAACGAAATTGATTTTTTTCTTAAGCGTTATCCGTTAGAGAAAAGCCTGTACCTTGCCTATGACAGAATTGCATTGTTCGGTAAAGAAGACAGTCAATTTCGGATTACGTTTGATCAGAATATCAGGAGTCGGAGAAATTTTGTGGGGTTGGAAAATGGAGATTGGGGCGAGCTTCTTTTGCCTAAAGGGTTTTATTTGATGGAAAGTAAGATTATGGGAGCAACGCCGCTGTGGTTTACAAAACTTTTATCGGATCTTGATATTTATTCTACTTCATTTTCTAAATATGGAAATATTTATAAAATAGGTAATTGCGAAACTCACGAAGTTTGTTTGCAATCTTGA
- a CDS encoding DUF4956 domain-containing protein, whose protein sequence is MLRSIFHVGTFSIEAVIVSMITALVLGMGIACLYKREDSFHSHFTVILAVLPLLVQSVIMIVNGNLGTSVAVLGAFGLVRFRSATGTAREIGFIFFAMAIGLATGMGFLTLAVGITVFVGSVIFLLEKLHFGTGSSKERQLRITIPEDLDYAGIFDDLFMEYTKQHRLERVKTTNMGTMYELSYCVELRDVKKEKEFIDQLRCRNGNLCIIMGLVQREKNEL, encoded by the coding sequence ATGTTAAGAAGTATTTTTCATGTGGGAACATTTTCAATAGAAGCAGTGATCGTTTCAATGATAACAGCGTTGGTACTCGGAATGGGAATTGCATGTTTGTATAAAAGAGAGGATTCTTTTCATAGCCATTTTACAGTCATTTTAGCAGTGCTGCCGCTGCTTGTACAGTCAGTTATTATGATTGTAAATGGCAATTTGGGAACATCCGTTGCAGTGTTAGGTGCATTTGGACTGGTAAGATTCAGGAGCGCGACAGGAACTGCAAGAGAAATTGGATTTATCTTTTTTGCGATGGCAATTGGTTTAGCGACCGGCATGGGATTTTTGACGTTGGCAGTTGGAATAACGGTATTCGTGGGAAGCGTTATATTTCTTCTTGAAAAACTGCATTTTGGGACTGGTTCATCAAAAGAAAGACAGCTTCGTATTACGATTCCGGAAGATTTGGATTATGCGGGAATTTTTGACGATTTATTTATGGAATATACAAAACAGCATCGACTGGAACGGGTAAAAACAACCAATATGGGAACGATGTATGAATTATCCTATTGTGTTGAACTTCGGGATGTAAAGAAAGAAAAAGAATTTATTGATCAGCTGCGCTGCAGAAATGGAAACTTGTGTATTATTATGGGGCTTGTCCAGCGAGAGAAAAACGAGCTATAA
- a CDS encoding ATPase P — MRIEIPEYKTLELDTIFLDFNGTIAVDGVIPKSVCQRLITLAGNFRIYVLTADTNGTAKEQCEQLPVYLQTFPSGNARDYKKELLKSVGARRCAAFGNGRNDELMLKEAAFSVAVMGTEGVYGKLLKEADICVSSIEDGLELLIHPNRLIAGLRG, encoded by the coding sequence ATGAGAATAGAGATCCCGGAATATAAAACATTAGAACTTGACACTATTTTTCTTGATTTTAACGGAACCATTGCCGTGGACGGCGTCATTCCAAAGAGTGTTTGTCAAAGACTGATTACTCTTGCCGGCAATTTTCGTATCTATGTGCTGACTGCAGATACCAATGGAACAGCAAAAGAACAGTGTGAACAGCTTCCGGTTTATTTACAGACATTTCCATCGGGAAATGCAAGAGATTACAAAAAAGAATTATTAAAATCGGTTGGTGCAAGACGATGTGCCGCCTTTGGCAATGGACGCAATGACGAACTCATGTTAAAAGAAGCCGCATTTTCCGTTGCAGTCATGGGAACGGAAGGCGTATATGGAAAGCTTCTCAAAGAGGCAGACATTTGCGTCTCTTCTATCGAAGATGGATTAGAACTGCTGATTCACCCGAATCGACTGATCGCAGGACTGCGCGGATAA
- a CDS encoding cation transporter, which yields MITEKKEKQILLMSFFSGLMFAVVEFIFSIYSHSQSALTDAVYDASELVFIALLLFLTPLFHKPVSEKHPYGYFQIESIFVIIKGVMMLSVTMGVSAEVLDSALSGGNPVDHAQVSLFQFCLGAASIVIFLIMKRLNRNLSSPTITAELLGWKLDIVYSLGMSLAFFVSMYLEKTPLGFLTPYFDQIVAVIVMVFMLPESIKVLWGAVKDLFLFSPDETFMEEVKEICHPILEQYQFTPVFFDITRTGRHLWIAIYFQIEADSLEVKNLELALKVLNEKAKEAFQESTCELILVP from the coding sequence ATGATAACCGAAAAAAAAGAAAAACAGATTCTGCTGATGTCGTTTTTCTCAGGATTGATGTTTGCTGTTGTAGAATTTATTTTTTCTATATACAGTCATTCACAGTCTGCATTGACCGATGCAGTATACGATGCATCAGAACTTGTCTTTATTGCGCTGCTGTTGTTTTTGACACCGTTGTTTCATAAGCCTGTATCAGAAAAACATCCTTACGGATATTTTCAGATTGAATCAATATTTGTCATAATTAAAGGGGTTATGATGCTTTCGGTAACGATGGGAGTATCGGCAGAAGTGTTGGATTCTGCTTTGTCAGGAGGAAATCCGGTAGACCATGCACAAGTTTCGCTGTTCCAGTTTTGTCTTGGGGCAGCCAGTATTGTTATTTTTCTAATCATGAAACGGCTGAACCGCAACTTATCCTCCCCGACGATTACCGCAGAACTTCTTGGCTGGAAACTAGATATTGTATATAGTTTGGGCATGTCTCTTGCCTTTTTTGTATCGATGTATCTGGAAAAAACACCGCTTGGATTTCTTACGCCGTACTTTGACCAGATTGTAGCGGTCATCGTTATGGTATTCATGCTTCCGGAAAGTATAAAGGTACTGTGGGGAGCGGTAAAAGATCTTTTTCTGTTTTCACCGGATGAGACATTCATGGAGGAAGTCAAAGAAATCTGTCATCCGATACTGGAACAATACCAGTTTACGCCTGTCTTTTTCGATATTACGAGAACGGGACGGCATTTGTGGATTGCGATATATTTTCAGATTGAGGCAGACAGCCTGGAAGTAAAAAATCTGGAACTTGCATTAAAAGTTCTAAATGAAAAAGCAAAAGAAGCTTTCCAGGAGTCTACCTGTGAGCTGATTTTAGTGCCGTAA
- a CDS encoding MBL fold metallo-hydrolase produces MEKRKKIGLYVMLLWILLIGMIAGVWWKKREPQMSEQDNLAVKITLFKVGKADAILLEKENYTMVIDAGEEEDGDEIVAYLNQQGKETINDLVITHFDKDHVGGADTLVEKLHVQRAIIPSYQGQNVEFSDFMHALQQRKVETKSLKEDMSFAVQDLEILIEPPSSYEAPANITEMDNNFSLITTVTHGANRFVFLGDAEKQRIREWMQDGTTEACDFLKVAHHGVYETELPALLDRLQPEYAAICTSYKHPADKETLEELKKRNVYYLETKDGNITVISDGKKLELHQQLE; encoded by the coding sequence ATGGAAAAAAGAAAAAAAATAGGACTGTATGTAATGCTGCTTTGGATTCTTTTGATAGGAATGATAGCGGGTGTATGGTGGAAGAAAAGAGAACCCCAAATGTCGGAACAAGATAATCTGGCAGTCAAAATCACTTTATTCAAAGTAGGGAAAGCAGATGCCATTCTCTTAGAAAAAGAAAACTATACAATGGTAATTGATGCGGGAGAGGAGGAAGATGGCGATGAGATTGTTGCTTATTTAAACCAGCAGGGAAAAGAGACGATAAATGATCTTGTAATTACACATTTTGACAAGGATCATGTGGGCGGAGCAGATACATTGGTGGAAAAACTGCATGTCCAAAGAGCGATCATTCCTTCCTATCAAGGGCAGAATGTGGAATTCAGTGATTTCATGCATGCACTTCAGCAAAGGAAGGTAGAAACAAAATCGCTTAAAGAGGATATGAGTTTTGCTGTGCAGGATTTAGAAATACTGATCGAGCCGCCAAGTTCTTATGAAGCCCCGGCAAACATTACAGAGATGGATAATAATTTTTCCTTAATTACGACAGTTACACATGGGGCAAATCGATTTGTATTTTTAGGGGATGCAGAAAAACAGCGTATACGGGAATGGATGCAGGACGGTACGACTGAAGCCTGCGATTTTCTGAAAGTGGCGCATCATGGTGTGTATGAAACAGAATTACCGGCGCTCCTTGATCGATTGCAGCCGGAATACGCTGCAATCTGCACTTCCTACAAGCATCCGGCAGACAAGGAAACATTAGAAGAATTGAAAAAAAGAAATGTATATTATTTGGAAACAAAAGATGGGAATATTACAGTGATCAGTGATGGGAAAAAGTTGGAACTGCATCAGCAGTTGGAATAA